One segment of Xanthomonas oryzae pv. oryzae DNA contains the following:
- a CDS encoding maltotransferase domain-containing protein, protein MRIYVLNEATTTSTWLEQRCVAAREAGCDCVVMAAPFGRDAEGRLIEPLAGADTHAERLQAAVQAARRAGVKLLIDVRLDEVGGASAVVRDNPQWFRARSTAVPDPRQPRATPEVAEARFAYTQEGAALVEWWSARLLEWVGQGVGGFRLLQPQQVPVQRWRELIARVHAGAPEVVFAAWTPGLGLEALQQLAGAGFDAAFSSLAWWDGRGSWFFDEDTALRALASQVVAVLDAPDGTRAAAPEQHWQLASALGGAWLLDDAQLDAFPLAIRASDGPPTSNAGMRLRPLLREATGLTAVAVEPLGGLPSLLLINGDTRHVVPVPASDLLRLLGDAEALVAENGRSLSGAMLEALEPGEVRVYRSVPARHVLAVPRLRPRAQAAGAWPRVCIESVTPSVDNGRFPVKRTVGDRICVEADAFCDGHDRIAVAVLWRPADAKTWASAPMRVLGNDRWRTEFPLERIGTYEFRVEAWRDVFATLHADLEKKRAANTVLPVDVQEAVAVVQAAQARSEGTLAERLHSVLTRIGAQSEALQQLAIVLEPDTVQAMALADDKPFRSEYPVTFRVESERRAAHFASWYELFPRSQSGDVDRHGTFDDVIQRLPHIRAMHFDVLYMPPIHPIGLNNRKGRNNAVTAVEGEPGSPYAIGATDGGHTEVHAELGGLEGFRRLMHAARAQGLEVALDFAIQCAPDHPWLKEHKDWFTWRADGSIRYAENPPKKYQDIVNVDFYASGAVPDLWNTLRDAVLFWVNEGVTLFRVDNPHTKPFPFWEWLIADVRGRRPDVVFLSEAFTRPKMMYRLAKCGFSQSYTYFTWRNHKHELQAYVEELNDGVPRECFRPHFFVNTPDINPLFLQTSGRNGHLIRAALATTLSGLWGMYQGFELCEATPLAPGKEEYLDSEKFQLRAWPERVPGDIVDEITRFNQLRRMHPELQSHLGTRFYQAHNDQVLYYGKFLDAGYLSRSRSMVLVAINLDPHAGQDADIDIPLWELGLPDHATVAVDDLWDGHRFAWHGKYQHIRLEARRPFALWRIRAGEVA, encoded by the coding sequence ATGCGGATCTATGTTCTCAACGAAGCAACGACGACCTCTACCTGGCTGGAGCAGCGCTGTGTCGCTGCGCGTGAGGCTGGCTGCGATTGCGTGGTGATGGCGGCACCCTTTGGGCGCGATGCGGAAGGTCGCTTGATCGAGCCATTGGCAGGCGCCGATACGCATGCCGAGCGTTTGCAAGCGGCGGTGCAGGCGGCGCGCCGCGCGGGCGTGAAGCTGTTGATCGATGTGCGCCTGGACGAAGTGGGCGGTGCCAGTGCGGTGGTGCGCGACAACCCGCAGTGGTTCCGGGCGCGCAGCACGGCGGTGCCGGATCCGCGTCAGCCGCGTGCCACGCCAGAAGTGGCTGAAGCCCGCTTTGCCTATACGCAGGAAGGTGCCGCGTTGGTGGAGTGGTGGAGCGCACGCTTGTTGGAATGGGTTGGCCAAGGTGTCGGTGGTTTCCGTCTGTTGCAGCCGCAGCAGGTGCCGGTGCAGCGCTGGCGCGAGTTGATCGCACGCGTGCATGCAGGAGCGCCGGAGGTCGTGTTTGCCGCGTGGACGCCAGGCTTGGGGCTGGAGGCCTTGCAGCAGCTGGCCGGTGCCGGGTTCGATGCGGCGTTCTCTTCGCTCGCCTGGTGGGATGGCCGCGGCAGCTGGTTCTTCGACGAAGACACCGCGTTGCGGGCGTTGGCGAGTCAGGTCGTTGCGGTGCTGGATGCGCCCGACGGCACGCGTGCTGCGGCGCCAGAACAGCATTGGCAGCTCGCGTCGGCGCTGGGCGGTGCCTGGTTGCTGGACGACGCGCAGTTGGATGCATTCCCGCTGGCGATCCGCGCGAGCGATGGCCCGCCCACCAGCAATGCCGGCATGCGGCTGCGCCCGCTGCTACGTGAAGCGACCGGACTGACCGCAGTGGCGGTCGAGCCGCTGGGCGGCTTGCCTTCCTTGTTATTGATCAATGGCGACACGCGTCACGTGGTGCCGGTGCCTGCGTCTGACCTTTTGCGATTGCTCGGCGATGCCGAGGCCTTGGTGGCCGAAAATGGCCGCAGCCTGTCCGGCGCCATGCTGGAGGCGCTGGAGCCGGGTGAGGTGCGCGTGTACCGCAGCGTGCCGGCGCGCCATGTGCTGGCAGTGCCGCGCCTGCGCCCGCGCGCGCAGGCGGCCGGCGCCTGGCCGCGCGTGTGCATCGAGTCGGTCACGCCGTCGGTGGATAACGGCCGTTTTCCGGTCAAGCGTACCGTGGGCGACCGCATCTGCGTAGAGGCCGACGCGTTTTGCGATGGACACGACCGCATTGCGGTGGCGGTGCTGTGGCGCCCGGCCGATGCCAAGACCTGGGCCAGCGCGCCGATGCGTGTCTTGGGCAACGACCGCTGGCGCACCGAGTTCCCGTTGGAGCGCATCGGTACCTATGAATTCCGCGTCGAGGCTTGGCGCGATGTCTTTGCCACCTTGCATGCGGATCTGGAAAAAAAGCGCGCCGCCAATACGGTGCTGCCGGTCGACGTGCAGGAAGCGGTCGCCGTCGTGCAGGCCGCGCAGGCACGCAGCGAGGGCACGCTGGCTGAGCGCTTGCACTCAGTGCTCACCCGCATCGGTGCGCAGAGCGAAGCCTTGCAGCAGCTGGCCATCGTGCTGGAGCCGGACACCGTGCAGGCGATGGCGCTGGCCGACGACAAGCCGTTCCGCTCGGAATATCCGGTGACCTTCCGGGTCGAATCGGAACGCCGCGCGGCGCACTTCGCCAGCTGGTACGAACTGTTTCCGCGCTCGCAAAGCGGTGATGTCGACCGGCATGGCACGTTCGACGATGTCATCCAGCGGCTGCCGCATATTCGCGCGATGCACTTCGATGTGTTGTACATGCCGCCGATCCACCCGATCGGTTTGAACAACCGCAAGGGCCGCAATAACGCGGTCACGGCGGTGGAGGGTGAGCCCGGCAGCCCATACGCGATTGGCGCAACCGATGGTGGGCATACCGAAGTGCACGCCGAACTCGGTGGGCTGGAAGGTTTCCGCCGTCTGATGCACGCAGCACGCGCGCAGGGACTGGAGGTGGCGCTGGATTTTGCGATCCAGTGTGCGCCGGATCATCCATGGTTGAAGGAGCACAAGGATTGGTTCACCTGGCGCGCAGATGGCTCGATCCGGTACGCAGAAAACCCGCCCAAGAAATACCAGGACATCGTCAACGTCGATTTCTACGCCAGCGGCGCGGTGCCAGACCTGTGGAACACGCTGCGCGACGCGGTGCTGTTCTGGGTCAATGAAGGCGTCACGCTGTTCCGTGTCGACAACCCGCACACCAAGCCGTTCCCGTTCTGGGAGTGGTTGATTGCCGATGTGCGCGGTCGGCGCCCGGATGTGGTGTTCCTGTCCGAAGCCTTCACCCGCCCGAAGATGATGTACCGCCTGGCCAAGTGCGGCTTCTCGCAGTCCTACACCTACTTCACCTGGCGCAACCACAAGCACGAGCTGCAGGCGTACGTGGAAGAGTTGAACGACGGCGTGCCGCGCGAATGTTTCCGCCCGCATTTTTTCGTCAACACGCCGGACATCAATCCGCTGTTCCTGCAGACCAGCGGCCGTAATGGGCATCTGATCCGCGCGGCACTGGCGACCACACTCTCTGGGTTGTGGGGCATGTATCAGGGCTTTGAGCTCTGCGAAGCCACGCCGCTGGCGCCGGGCAAGGAAGAGTATCTGGACTCGGAAAAATTCCAGCTGCGCGCCTGGCCCGAACGTGTGCCCGGCGACATCGTCGACGAGATCACCCGCTTCAATCAGCTGCGTCGTATGCATCCGGAACTGCAGTCGCACCTGGGTACGCGCTTCTATCAGGCGCACAACGACCAAGTGCTCTACTACGGCAAGTTTCTGGATGCCGGCTACCTGTCGCGGAGCCGCAGCATGGTGCTGGTGGCGATCAATCTCGACCCGCACGCCGGGCAGGATGCCGACATCGACATCCCGTTGTGGGAGCTGGGCCTGCCCGATCACGCCACCGTTGCCGTGGACGATCTGTGGGACGGGCATCGCTTCGCGTGGCACGGCAAATACCAACACATCCGTCTAGAGGCGAGGCGGCCGTTCGCGTTATGGCGCATCCGCGCAGGAGAGGTCGCATGA
- a CDS encoding IS1595-like element ISXo5 family transposase, with product MAMNRVQFQAGLSLPAFLKRYGNAQQCEQALEISRWPQGFVCPRCAATAHSRFQRHGTTYWQCTACYRQTSLRSGTVMDNSKLPLRTWLLGMYLLGQSKTNLSALELMRHLGVSYPTAWPMKHKLMQAMTQREANRKLGGIVQLDDAYLGGERNGGKAGRGSENKRPFVIAVETTEDGRPLRAVMDPVPGFTKAALSEWIGQRLHPGADVYSDGLGAFRALEAEHAHTVIEGSGRSRCEAENARWVNVVLSNLKRSLDGAYHAFKFAKYAQRYLAETMWRFNRRFDLTRLVPSLLAAAAASKPWSERALRDVTMFTAESAC from the coding sequence ATGGCCATGAATCGTGTGCAGTTCCAAGCCGGGCTGTCGTTGCCGGCGTTCCTCAAGCGCTATGGCAACGCGCAGCAGTGCGAGCAGGCGTTGGAGATCTCGCGCTGGCCACAGGGCTTTGTTTGTCCGCGTTGCGCCGCTACCGCGCACAGTCGATTCCAGCGTCACGGCACCACGTACTGGCAGTGCACGGCCTGCTATCGCCAGACCAGCCTGCGCTCGGGCACGGTGATGGACAACAGCAAGCTGCCGCTACGCACCTGGCTGCTTGGCATGTATCTGCTGGGCCAGAGCAAGACGAACCTGTCGGCGCTGGAGTTGATGCGACACCTGGGAGTGAGCTACCCGACAGCGTGGCCAATGAAGCACAAGCTGATGCAGGCCATGACCCAACGCGAGGCGAACCGCAAGTTGGGCGGGATCGTGCAACTGGACGATGCCTACCTGGGCGGAGAACGCAACGGTGGCAAGGCCGGGCGCGGCTCGGAGAACAAGCGCCCTTTCGTGATCGCCGTGGAGACCACTGAAGACGGTCGTCCATTGCGCGCGGTGATGGATCCGGTCCCAGGCTTCACCAAGGCGGCGCTGTCGGAATGGATCGGGCAACGCCTGCATCCTGGAGCAGATGTCTACAGTGATGGACTCGGTGCGTTTCGAGCACTGGAAGCCGAGCATGCGCACACGGTGATCGAAGGCAGCGGTCGAAGTCGCTGCGAGGCAGAGAACGCACGCTGGGTCAACGTGGTGTTGTCCAACCTAAAGCGTTCGCTGGACGGTGCCTATCACGCCTTCAAATTCGCCAAATACGCCCAGCGCTACCTGGCAGAGACGATGTGGCGGTTCAACCGCCGTTTCGATCTGACCCGGCTGGTGCCCAGCTTGCTGGCCGCCGCAGCCGCCAGCAAGCCGTGGTCCGAGCGGGCCCTGCGTGATGTCACCATGTTCACCGCTGAAAGTGCGTGCTAA
- a CDS encoding colicin E3/pyocin S6 family cytotoxin yields the protein MNGRDVYRSEDGSIFAVDSQHGRFEVVDAKTGKHLGEVDFSLSTTKPAARDKSHDLKVK from the coding sequence ATGAATGGTCGAGACGTATATCGCTCAGAAGACGGATCCATTTTTGCAGTTGATAGCCAGCATGGTCGATTTGAAGTGGTCGATGCAAAGACCGGAAAGCATCTTGGTGAAGTAGATTTTTCTCTATCCACTACAAAACCCGCGGCACGCGATAAATCCCACGACCTCAAGGTTAAATAA
- the imm45 gene encoding Imm45 family immunity protein: MNWIKLLNYEGEILYRGGFIRVNGSFPYEKIVEFMLYETGEVDRAYGLIVVSGYKAGLKLVNLPSDSLAASGGVSKGWVISNWDRWIYPECEINDVYFLEQREIVTEN; this comes from the coding sequence ATGAATTGGATTAAACTTTTAAATTACGAAGGCGAAATCCTATATCGAGGCGGATTCATAAGGGTAAATGGTTCTTTCCCATATGAAAAAATAGTCGAATTTATGCTCTATGAAACTGGAGAAGTTGATAGGGCCTATGGCTTAATAGTTGTATCTGGCTACAAAGCTGGATTAAAGCTCGTCAACCTTCCCAGTGATAGCCTCGCTGCAAGTGGAGGCGTTTCTAAGGGCTGGGTTATATCCAACTGGGATCGATGGATATATCCAGAGTGCGAAATTAATGACGTTTACTTCCTTGAGCAGCGCGAAATAGTGACAGAGAACTAG
- a CDS encoding hemagglutinin repeat-containing protein: protein MLSANTVLADIGGDLNIESQQDTSTYTVAPAKPRDPA from the coding sequence GTGCTCTCCGCCAACACGGTGCTGGCCGACATCGGCGGCGATCTCAACATCGAGAGCCAGCAGGACACCAGCACCTACACCGTCGCCCCTGCAAAACCCCGCGACCCCGCATGA
- a CDS encoding IS5-like element ISXoo5 family transposase has protein sequence MAHTQNADFFRQPLAEMIDPRHPLAVLARRLPWAQIEAVLAPHFARKVRAGRAVAQHDLFGPSVQVAGAGIAAAGRPRLPIRLMASLLYLKHAYKLSDEELIERWAENVVWQHFSGMAFYEPRLPCDATQVGRFRVAIGEAGVEELLKATIDTAVSSKAIVPAEFERLIVDTTVQEKAIAHPVDWRLMENARHKLVAAAKRAGIALKQTFAKETKTLRRKAGGYAHARQFKRLRKVLKRQRTLLGIVLREVQRKIGQASQATAPALENLHTLMQRAERIHAQQPNGKNKLYALHAPEVECIGKGKARKPYEFGVKVSVAITHKQGLMVGARSFTGTPYDGHTLHEQLEQARILSEDTAGAPKQVVVDLGFRGVDAANPGVEIIHRGTFKRLTDEQRRWLKRRQAVEPAIGHLKHDNGMDRCWLQGANGDALHAVLCAAGDNIRWLLRAMVRLGLKGLFAPMVARLIMLATVLAMSLRARNTRPHRLAWCVW, from the coding sequence ATGGCCCACACCCAGAACGCCGACTTCTTCCGCCAGCCCTTGGCCGAGATGATCGATCCGCGCCACCCGCTGGCGGTGCTGGCCCGTCGGCTGCCCTGGGCGCAGATCGAGGCGGTGTTGGCGCCGCATTTCGCTCGCAAGGTGCGCGCAGGTCGCGCGGTGGCGCAACACGATCTGTTCGGCCCCTCGGTGCAAGTGGCCGGTGCCGGTATTGCCGCTGCCGGCCGCCCACGCCTTCCCATTCGCTTGATGGCCAGCCTGTTGTACCTGAAGCACGCTTACAAGCTCAGCGACGAGGAACTGATCGAGCGCTGGGCCGAGAACGTGGTCTGGCAGCACTTCAGCGGCATGGCGTTCTATGAGCCGCGCCTGCCCTGCGATGCCACGCAGGTCGGGCGTTTTCGCGTGGCCATCGGTGAGGCCGGGGTCGAGGAACTGCTCAAGGCCACCATCGACACCGCGGTGTCCTCCAAGGCCATCGTGCCCGCCGAGTTCGAACGGCTGATCGTGGACACCACCGTGCAGGAGAAGGCCATTGCTCATCCGGTGGATTGGCGCCTGATGGAGAACGCGCGGCACAAGCTGGTGGCGGCGGCCAAGCGCGCGGGCATCGCGCTCAAGCAGACCTTCGCCAAAGAAACCAAGACGCTGCGGCGCAAAGCCGGCGGCTACGCCCATGCCAGGCAGTTCAAGCGCCTGCGCAAGGTCCTCAAACGCCAGCGCACGCTCCTGGGCATCGTACTGCGCGAGGTGCAGCGCAAGATCGGGCAAGCCAGCCAGGCCACGGCGCCGGCGCTGGAGAATCTGCACACGCTGATGCAGCGCGCCGAGCGCATCCATGCTCAGCAACCCAATGGCAAGAACAAACTCTATGCCCTGCACGCGCCCGAAGTGGAGTGCATCGGCAAGGGCAAGGCGCGCAAGCCCTACGAGTTCGGGGTGAAGGTCAGCGTGGCCATCACGCACAAACAGGGCCTGATGGTCGGCGCGCGCAGCTTCACCGGCACCCCCTATGACGGCCACACGTTGCACGAGCAACTGGAGCAGGCCCGGATCCTGAGCGAGGACACAGCAGGCGCACCTAAACAGGTGGTGGTGGACCTGGGCTTTCGCGGTGTGGATGCGGCCAATCCCGGCGTTGAGATCATCCACCGGGGCACGTTCAAACGCCTGACAGATGAGCAGCGCCGCTGGCTGAAGCGACGCCAGGCGGTGGAGCCGGCCATCGGACACTTGAAGCACGACAACGGCATGGATCGGTGCTGGTTGCAAGGAGCGAACGGCGATGCGCTGCACGCAGTGCTGTGCGCGGCGGGGGACAACATCCGCTGGTTGCTGCGGGCCATGGTGCGTCTGGGACTGAAGGGTCTTTTTGCGCCTATGGTTGCGAGACTCATCATGCTGGCCACAGTGCTCGCAATGTCATTGCGAGCGAGGAACACACGCCCACATCGGTTGGCTTGGTGTGTTTGGTGA
- a CDS encoding IS701-like element ISXo15 family transposase, which yields MLNRTLEVRFEQYGEVVAAALSHADRKQPAHWYLKGLLLPGGRKSVEPMAARVHPQNVRSAHQSMHHLVADADWSDQALLAAVAAQVLPTLSRKSAACHWIVDDTGFSKKGVHSVGVARQYCGRLGKTDNCQVAVSLSIANEHGSLPVGYRLYLPEQWAQDTVRRKKAGVPDQVVFQTKTALAMDQIDSALATGIAAGVVLADAAYGTETHWRDQLSERGLLYMVGVRSNTKVWWGSHQPAPMPPASPKGGRPRTRPMRDSAHAPISVHEVAQSLPARTYRQVSWRQGSDATLSSRFAAVRVRAAHNCQAHDEQWLLIEWPPGESEPRHYWFSTLPKQTPVKTLVATAQGRWRIERDYQELKSELGLHHYEGRNWRGFHHHASLCIAAYGFLMRERLRSKKNSVAFKMPAVSKSVRPRGSGPNATSPSQLDCHAGLRTG from the coding sequence TGTTGAATAGGACACTGGAAGTGCGTTTTGAACAGTACGGGGAAGTAGTTGCTGCCGCCCTGTCCCATGCGGATCGCAAACAGCCCGCACACTGGTACCTGAAGGGGTTGCTACTGCCTGGAGGGCGCAAGAGCGTGGAGCCCATGGCCGCGCGGGTGCACCCGCAGAACGTGCGCTCAGCCCATCAATCGATGCACCATCTGGTGGCCGATGCCGACTGGAGCGATCAAGCGCTGCTGGCGGCGGTGGCGGCACAGGTGCTGCCGACCCTGAGCAGGAAGAGCGCAGCGTGTCACTGGATCGTGGACGACACGGGATTTTCAAAGAAGGGGGTGCATTCGGTCGGTGTTGCACGCCAGTACTGCGGCCGCCTTGGCAAGACGGACAATTGCCAGGTTGCCGTGAGTTTGTCGATCGCCAACGAACACGGCAGCCTGCCAGTGGGCTATCGGCTGTATCTTCCCGAGCAGTGGGCTCAGGATACTGTGCGGCGCAAGAAGGCAGGCGTTCCGGATCAGGTCGTGTTTCAGACCAAGACAGCGCTGGCCATGGATCAGATCGACAGCGCGCTGGCGACAGGGATTGCGGCAGGCGTCGTGCTAGCCGATGCGGCCTACGGCACCGAGACCCACTGGCGAGACCAGCTCAGCGAACGCGGCCTGCTGTACATGGTCGGCGTCCGCAGCAACACGAAGGTCTGGTGGGGATCGCACCAACCTGCGCCCATGCCGCCAGCCAGCCCTAAGGGCGGTCGGCCCCGCACACGACCGATGCGCGATAGCGCACATGCGCCGATCTCGGTACATGAAGTCGCGCAGAGCTTGCCCGCAAGGACGTATCGGCAGGTCAGCTGGCGCCAGGGCAGCGACGCAACGCTCAGTTCGCGGTTCGCGGCGGTGCGGGTTCGTGCCGCACACAATTGCCAGGCACATGACGAGCAGTGGCTGCTGATCGAGTGGCCGCCGGGAGAGTCCGAGCCCCGCCACTACTGGTTCTCGACGCTACCAAAGCAAACGCCGGTCAAGACACTGGTTGCCACGGCACAAGGCCGATGGCGGATTGAACGCGATTATCAGGAGCTGAAGTCGGAGTTGGGCCTGCATCACTATGAAGGGCGTAACTGGCGTGGTTTTCACCATCACGCCAGTCTGTGCATCGCCGCATACGGGTTCTTGATGCGCGAGCGCCTGCGCAGTAAAAAAAACTCCGTCGCATTCAAGATGCCTGCAGTATCCAAAAGTGTCCGCCCGCGCGGGTCTGGCCCCAATGCAACGTCACCATCCCAACTCGATTGCCACGCTGGCCTTCGGACTGGCTAG